The following are encoded in a window of Telmatobacter sp. DSM 110680 genomic DNA:
- the selD gene encoding selenide, water dikinase SelD, producing MTLEPHQPIRLTQQVKAGGCASKLPAGSLRQVLSALPAQTSPDLVVGFETSDDAGIFRIGPKQALVQTIDFFTPLVDDPFTFGQIAATNALSDVYAMGGRPLTALAVVCFPQDSDLGILEQIMRGGLSKMSEANCIVVGGHSVRDVEMKFGYAVTGLIDPERVYTNAGAVPGDTLILTKPIGTGVITTALKQGKSEAVWVDHAIRSMTTLNGTASALAIACSGVHAITDITGFGLMGHAREMALGSGVTLEIETAHLPLLDGALSAVRLEAIPGGLLANRDFAECLVQDSVGSQIPDDLRALLYDPQTSGGLLISVARENAPGLLASFQREGVPAAVIGCVSGASTPGAHAPAIILR from the coding sequence ATGACATTGGAACCTCACCAGCCGATTCGTCTGACTCAGCAAGTGAAAGCTGGCGGCTGCGCCAGCAAGCTTCCTGCCGGCTCACTGCGGCAGGTGCTCTCTGCGCTTCCGGCACAAACCAGTCCTGATCTCGTTGTCGGGTTTGAAACTTCAGACGACGCCGGTATATTCCGCATTGGCCCTAAGCAGGCTCTAGTGCAGACGATCGACTTCTTCACCCCGCTGGTCGATGACCCATTTACATTTGGCCAGATCGCCGCAACGAATGCATTGAGTGATGTGTATGCCATGGGAGGTCGCCCTCTCACTGCGCTGGCCGTCGTCTGCTTCCCGCAGGATTCCGATCTTGGGATTCTGGAGCAAATCATGCGTGGCGGTCTTTCGAAAATGTCCGAAGCCAACTGCATCGTAGTAGGGGGACATTCAGTTCGAGATGTGGAGATGAAATTCGGTTATGCGGTCACGGGTCTTATCGATCCGGAGCGCGTCTACACAAATGCGGGAGCAGTTCCGGGAGACACACTGATCCTGACTAAGCCGATCGGCACGGGGGTGATCACTACAGCCCTGAAACAAGGCAAATCGGAAGCGGTGTGGGTGGATCACGCGATCCGTTCGATGACCACGCTCAACGGCACGGCATCCGCTCTGGCAATTGCTTGCTCAGGCGTTCACGCAATTACGGACATTACAGGTTTTGGTCTTATGGGCCATGCACGCGAGATGGCATTGGGCAGTGGTGTGACCCTGGAGATCGAAACAGCTCATTTGCCGTTACTCGATGGCGCGTTGAGCGCGGTTCGCCTGGAGGCGATACCGGGAGGTCTGCTGGCCAATCGTGATTTTGCAGAGTGCCTCGTTCAGGATTCCGTAGGAAGCCAAATTCCGGATGATCTTCGTGCACTCCTTTATGATCCGCAGACATCAGGAGGGCTCCTCATTTCAGTGGCTCGTGAAAATGCGCCAGGATTGCTTGCGTCTTTCCAGAGAGAGGGTGTTCCTGCCGCCGTCATTGGATGCGTATCAGGTGCGTCGACGCCAGGAGCCCATGCACCCGCGATCATTTTGCGGTGA
- the selA gene encoding L-seryl-tRNA(Sec) selenium transferase, translated as MTPRNLVDDEKRNALYQSLPSVSEVLLMPMCREFLKSYSRGQLVDAIRSTLADLRFEISSGDHTVPSIQNDIDQIPNAVARYLTLGAAYSLRPVINATGVILHTNLGRAPLSSGALRHVVEVAQDYCNLELDLDTGLRSHRDAHAEALLLRVLSQESSAVVEPDGYGVVVINNCAAATLLALNSVAEKSEVIVSRGELVEIGGGFRIPEILEKSGAILKEVGTTNRTRIADYENALSAATGLLLRVHQSNFSMEGFVERPSLQEMVTLSKRVKLPLFEDQGTGLLSSLERVGVRGEPTLMQSFESGVDLIAASGDKLLGGPQCGILVGRRDLIERIRKNPLLRALRVDKLTYAALEATLLEHLSDASATIPVERMLSIPSEEIMCRCRVVVNKTMSARIVLDVVPVNSLVGGGTAPKASLPSCAISIRHSVLSASDLLGALRRLEPPIIGRIEEDVVLLDLRTVPSSFDGDLSSLLSSL; from the coding sequence ATGACACCAAGGAATCTCGTCGATGATGAAAAGCGCAACGCTCTCTATCAATCGTTGCCCTCTGTCAGTGAGGTTCTTTTGATGCCGATGTGTCGCGAGTTTCTCAAATCATATTCGCGTGGCCAACTAGTTGACGCGATTCGCAGCACGCTTGCAGACCTTCGTTTCGAGATCTCGTCGGGTGATCACACGGTGCCTAGCATCCAAAATGACATTGATCAGATACCGAACGCTGTTGCCAGATACCTTACATTGGGCGCGGCCTATTCGCTTCGTCCCGTCATCAATGCTACCGGTGTGATTCTCCACACCAATCTGGGTCGCGCACCGTTGAGCAGCGGGGCACTTCGGCATGTCGTAGAGGTCGCGCAGGATTACTGCAACCTCGAACTCGACCTCGACACTGGTTTGCGCAGCCACAGAGACGCGCACGCTGAAGCTCTTTTGCTTCGCGTCCTGTCCCAGGAGAGCTCTGCCGTGGTTGAACCTGATGGTTACGGCGTCGTAGTTATAAACAACTGCGCGGCAGCTACCTTACTTGCGTTAAATTCCGTCGCTGAAAAGAGCGAGGTGATTGTATCGCGCGGCGAACTCGTCGAGATTGGCGGTGGCTTCCGCATTCCGGAGATTCTGGAGAAGTCTGGTGCAATCCTCAAGGAAGTGGGCACAACCAACCGCACTCGGATAGCCGACTATGAGAATGCGCTAAGTGCTGCTACGGGACTTTTATTGCGAGTGCATCAGTCAAATTTCAGCATGGAAGGGTTTGTCGAACGACCATCGTTGCAGGAAATGGTCACACTCTCAAAACGAGTGAAGTTGCCTTTGTTCGAAGATCAGGGTACTGGCCTGCTCTCCTCACTCGAGCGTGTCGGAGTCCGTGGAGAGCCAACCCTGATGCAGTCGTTTGAGTCTGGCGTAGACCTGATCGCCGCGAGCGGGGACAAATTGCTGGGCGGACCGCAGTGCGGCATTCTTGTGGGCAGGAGGGACCTAATCGAGCGCATTCGAAAGAACCCTCTGCTCAGAGCACTGCGTGTAGATAAGCTCACCTATGCAGCGCTTGAGGCTACGCTGCTTGAGCATTTGTCCGATGCTTCCGCGACCATTCCTGTTGAGCGAATGTTGAGCATCCCATCCGAGGAGATCATGTGCCGGTGTCGAGTGGTTGTCAACAAGACGATGTCTGCTCGCATTGTTCTCGACGTGGTTCCGGTCAACAGCCTGGTTGGCGGAGGAACGGCACCGAAAGCGTCGTTGCCGAGTTGCGCAATCTCGATACGGCATAGTGTGTTGTCGGCATCGGATCTGCTTGGGGCGCTTCGGAGGCTTGAACCTCCGATCATCGGACGTATCGAGGAAGATGTGGTGCTGCTCGATTTACGCACTGTCCCTTCGAGTTTTGACGGCGACCTCAGCTCTCTTCTCTCAAGTCTCTGA
- the selB gene encoding selenocysteine-specific translation elongation factor, giving the protein MTSQPRSIVIGTAGHIDHGKTTLVRALTGIDADRLPEEKRRGITIDLGFASFDTKLPNQSPMRISFVDVPGHSLFIRNMLAGAGCVSAVMLVVAADEGVMPQTVEHLAICELLGISHGITVITKTDAVDATRLVEMQKSVESFLQGTFLERDHGAVVPVSAASGEGMDALRTALRDLATRLHITTSDALMRMPADRSFVMKGFGTVVTGTLLSGTIREGQTLQLEPGNRAVRVRGLQSHGEPQQTAQPGSRVAVNLSGVDATEVHRGQTLVLPNTLRAVDLIDVEIELLKSAPKLKHRASVHFHALTSETMANVSLYGYEAVQPGSVRLARLKLTEPIVLVPGDRFVIRLPLPAGTIGGGRVLDASPEARLRKAVTLSWLEQIKGSSTEQQIELRVGRRKTTGITLDALSIETGLSIDAVRRLIHPAVRRGSLLFVTDDLLLSREGLVAAASAIMARLQVGQPTAKRSELRSQTSLKAEIFEFAIQSLLREQKVEVSGETVSIYRATRNSSDAESEQLTAVARIYEAAGLASPSVTELAARLKLGEAEIRRRVTILQRNMTIVRMGNDDLFIHSAALQQLAAQITALRGSVMDVGRFKQITGLSRKYAIPLLEYLDRQHITRKKGDERVVL; this is encoded by the coding sequence ATGACCAGCCAGCCCAGATCGATTGTCATCGGAACCGCGGGTCACATTGATCACGGCAAGACCACACTTGTTCGCGCCCTCACAGGCATTGATGCCGACCGGCTGCCTGAGGAAAAGCGACGCGGCATCACAATCGATCTTGGATTTGCCTCGTTCGATACGAAACTGCCGAATCAATCTCCGATGCGAATCAGTTTCGTAGATGTTCCCGGGCATAGCCTCTTCATCCGCAATATGCTCGCGGGCGCCGGATGCGTCTCTGCTGTCATGCTCGTCGTCGCAGCTGACGAGGGGGTCATGCCGCAGACGGTTGAGCATCTTGCAATCTGCGAACTTCTGGGGATCTCGCATGGAATTACGGTGATTACTAAAACGGATGCAGTCGATGCTACTCGGCTGGTGGAGATGCAAAAGTCAGTCGAGTCCTTTCTGCAAGGTACGTTTCTCGAGCGTGATCATGGTGCCGTGGTGCCCGTTAGCGCCGCGTCCGGGGAAGGTATGGATGCCCTGCGAACTGCTTTAAGGGATCTTGCGACGCGGCTACACATCACCACCTCAGACGCGTTGATGCGGATGCCTGCCGATCGCTCATTCGTCATGAAGGGGTTTGGCACCGTCGTTACAGGGACACTGCTGTCAGGAACGATCCGCGAGGGCCAAACGCTGCAACTGGAGCCAGGAAATCGCGCAGTGCGTGTTCGCGGATTACAGAGCCACGGCGAGCCCCAACAGACTGCGCAACCCGGTTCTCGCGTCGCTGTGAATCTTTCCGGCGTGGATGCAACGGAAGTGCATCGAGGTCAGACGCTCGTTCTGCCCAATACCCTGCGGGCGGTCGACTTGATCGACGTGGAGATTGAGCTTCTTAAGAGCGCGCCAAAGCTGAAGCATCGGGCCAGTGTTCATTTCCACGCTCTGACTTCCGAGACCATGGCCAACGTTTCACTATACGGATATGAAGCGGTTCAACCAGGATCAGTTCGCCTCGCACGCTTGAAGCTTACAGAGCCGATCGTTCTGGTTCCGGGTGATCGTTTCGTGATTCGGTTGCCATTGCCTGCCGGAACCATTGGCGGCGGACGCGTTCTCGATGCCAGTCCGGAGGCGCGCTTGCGCAAGGCTGTCACACTTTCGTGGCTCGAGCAAATCAAGGGCAGTTCTACAGAACAACAAATTGAGCTGCGCGTCGGCCGTCGCAAGACGACTGGGATTACGCTTGATGCTCTCTCGATCGAAACGGGCTTGTCCATAGACGCGGTGCGGCGTCTCATCCATCCTGCGGTGCGACGCGGAAGCCTCCTGTTCGTCACGGACGATCTGCTACTGAGCAGGGAAGGATTGGTAGCTGCCGCCAGCGCGATCATGGCGCGCCTGCAGGTTGGACAACCGACCGCAAAGAGATCTGAGTTGCGCAGCCAGACGAGCCTCAAGGCCGAGATTTTTGAATTCGCGATTCAGTCACTCCTGCGAGAGCAAAAAGTAGAGGTATCCGGCGAGACGGTCTCTATCTACAGGGCGACACGAAATTCTTCGGATGCTGAAAGCGAGCAATTGACAGCGGTGGCTCGAATTTACGAAGCGGCTGGCCTTGCGTCTCCTTCTGTTACTGAACTTGCAGCGAGGCTCAAACTTGGAGAAGCCGAGATCAGGCGACGCGTCACGATTCTCCAGCGCAATATGACCATCGTGCGGATGGGCAATGATGACCTGTTTATCCATTCTGCAGCGCTTCAACAGCTTGCCGCGCAGATTACCGCGCTTCGCGGGAGTGTGATGGATGTTGGCCGATTCAAGCAGATCACCGGACTTTCCCGAAAATATGCGATCCCTTTACTCGAATACCTGGACCGCCAGCACATCACGCGCAAAAAAGGAGATGAGCGCGTGGTGCTCTAG
- a CDS encoding carboxymuconolactone decarboxylase family protein: MNLPDHETKIELIEDKDATGEVAEVYEQWRAKSGRQQMPGILKCFSHRPDFLRQVMQFSDTVHFSQGHLDRRTKEAIASWVSWLNRCPY, encoded by the coding sequence TTGAATTTGCCTGACCACGAGACCAAGATCGAGCTCATCGAGGATAAAGACGCGACCGGCGAAGTTGCCGAGGTCTACGAACAATGGCGCGCCAAGTCGGGGCGCCAGCAAATGCCCGGTATTTTGAAGTGCTTCAGCCATCGCCCTGACTTTCTTCGCCAGGTGATGCAATTCAGCGACACCGTACATTTTTCTCAGGGACATCTCGACCGGCGAACCAAGGAAGCGATCGCGAGCTGGGTATCATGGCTCAATCGCTGTCCTTATTGA
- a CDS encoding carboxymuconolactone decarboxylase family protein — MAKGNLEEAGLTPAERALLDYVTKVTEAAYRTTSEDVQGLRNHGWTERQIAEAVYITAMFAFFNRVADAFGIAPQGYLEMNGLTK; from the coding sequence ATAGCGAAGGGCAATCTGGAAGAAGCGGGCTTGACCCCTGCGGAACGTGCATTGCTTGACTACGTAACTAAAGTGACAGAAGCGGCCTATCGAACAACGAGCGAGGACGTGCAGGGACTTCGGAATCATGGTTGGACGGAACGGCAGATCGCTGAGGCGGTTTACATCACGGCGATGTTTGCGTTTTTTAATCGAGTTGCCGACGCGTTCGGGATTGCGCCGCAGGGTTACCTTGAGATGAATGGGTTGACGAAGTAG
- a CDS encoding TonB-dependent receptor, with protein MHTTTLGRVISRSLLAVLLLLPRLHAQQAASGNIAGIVTDPSGKCVAKAVVTLTNVAQGTVRTFTTQNDGVFSFAALEAAKYILSATAPSGFAPWNEKVNLEVGQTLNIPAHLEVAMSRTDIQVTSDAQSGVNTTSSDLGGVIGARQIETLPLNGRNYLELAYLVPGNAPAPNFDPTKVNTIVVSSAGQVGRGGNVMIDGADNNDDAVGGSLVNIPEDAVQEFQIASNRFSAGLGRSGSTVINVVTKQGSNSLHGGLAIYERDHSLQGLPATYQPIPGLSPTFHRQQYAADAGGPFRRDKAWWFVAMEDRQQLGADLVGQRDTAKQVINRVFATAPLHDFLTTERLDWQLDERDRIGFRESLQLEDDLSQSSLDRALGSAAYRQTAVNHLQGLTADWVHIFTPAVVNRLSFADNNFINTTSPLSTAPQITYPDLDDGATYRVPQQTLQFRLQGDDTLSWSRHNHTLSFGGEVQSIDADFNLGVFQQGNIQTVEDFPDFDRNQDGKVDDNDLLFAVGLRSSTPTRALDLPNNDSFHFALFTEDDWKVIPKLTLNLGLRWEMDTNLNNLSWYGQRNPIVQSFYQGRRHRDFNNWAPRVGFNFALNPDLTIHGGYGIYYDRITLEIMSLEKGFDGRALALNVTAGNVITDPNGVPVYLNQDGTFKSYAPQVLSSPFSGFLFTGAGATGIDIINNRLRNPMVQQFNLGVEKQIGRGFLVKVDGVHNLGTRFIIGRPVGTVYNPDTLGPDNVTDLESAVNTKYDALWVSARQRFSKYGEFDAAYTLAKAFNYANDDQIPFEYSPIDPNNLQREYGPPPNDQRHRLVISGMANLPLKLQFAPIWTIASGVPMDILLPDGSERVPTLQRNAGGRAFHNAQQLNAFIAATNAAGGVFEASANSSVTLPSVSPHARFNDSFNSLDFRLDRSFHLGDRYTIAVLGEAFNIFNVTNILGVSNLNYSGFANTLSPDPNNPNFSSSFGMPVSTAGGVFGSGGPRAFQLAAKLNF; from the coding sequence GTGCACACAACGACACTCGGCAGAGTGATAAGCAGATCTCTGCTCGCTGTTCTTTTACTCCTTCCCCGTCTGCATGCTCAACAAGCTGCCAGCGGTAACATCGCAGGAATAGTCACCGATCCCTCTGGCAAGTGTGTCGCTAAGGCCGTGGTTACACTCACCAACGTCGCGCAGGGCACTGTCCGCACCTTTACGACACAGAACGATGGTGTGTTCTCGTTCGCCGCACTCGAGGCGGCTAAATACATACTTTCGGCGACGGCGCCTTCCGGCTTCGCCCCTTGGAATGAAAAGGTCAATCTTGAGGTCGGACAGACGCTGAACATCCCAGCTCATCTCGAAGTTGCCATGAGTCGCACAGACATTCAAGTAACCTCAGATGCACAGTCAGGTGTCAACACCACAAGTTCCGATCTTGGCGGAGTCATTGGTGCACGCCAGATCGAGACGCTGCCGCTGAATGGCCGCAACTATCTTGAACTGGCCTATCTTGTTCCCGGCAATGCTCCCGCACCTAACTTCGATCCCACCAAAGTGAATACGATTGTCGTCTCTTCTGCAGGCCAAGTCGGTCGCGGCGGCAACGTCATGATCGACGGGGCCGACAACAACGACGATGCGGTGGGCGGCTCGCTCGTCAATATCCCCGAAGATGCAGTGCAGGAATTTCAAATTGCCAGCAATCGTTTTTCTGCTGGTCTCGGTCGCTCCGGCTCGACAGTGATCAACGTTGTCACTAAACAGGGGTCCAACAGTCTTCATGGCGGCCTTGCAATCTACGAGCGCGACCACTCTCTTCAGGGACTTCCTGCGACCTATCAGCCAATCCCCGGTCTCTCGCCAACGTTTCATCGACAGCAGTATGCTGCCGATGCCGGCGGTCCGTTTCGTCGGGACAAAGCATGGTGGTTCGTTGCCATGGAAGATCGCCAGCAGCTTGGCGCCGACCTCGTCGGTCAGCGCGACACCGCGAAACAAGTCATCAACCGCGTCTTCGCAACTGCACCTTTGCACGACTTCCTCACCACAGAGCGCCTCGACTGGCAACTTGACGAGCGTGATCGTATCGGCTTCCGCGAGTCTCTCCAACTGGAGGATGATCTAAGTCAAAGCTCACTTGATCGCGCACTGGGGAGCGCCGCTTATCGACAGACCGCCGTCAATCATCTGCAGGGGCTCACCGCGGATTGGGTACATATTTTCACTCCAGCCGTAGTCAATCGTCTCAGCTTCGCTGACAACAACTTCATCAATACAACTTCACCCCTCTCTACAGCGCCGCAGATCACGTACCCTGACCTCGACGACGGAGCCACTTACCGCGTTCCACAGCAAACGCTGCAGTTTCGACTTCAAGGCGATGACACGCTGAGTTGGAGCCGGCACAACCACACCCTCAGCTTTGGCGGAGAAGTGCAGTCCATCGACGCTGACTTTAACCTCGGCGTTTTTCAGCAGGGCAACATCCAGACCGTCGAAGATTTTCCTGACTTCGACCGCAACCAGGATGGCAAAGTCGATGACAATGACTTGCTTTTCGCGGTAGGCCTCCGCAGTTCCACGCCAACGCGTGCTCTCGATCTTCCCAACAATGACAGCTTCCATTTTGCGCTGTTCACCGAAGATGATTGGAAAGTAATTCCGAAGCTCACCCTCAATCTTGGTCTCCGCTGGGAGATGGATACCAATCTCAACAATCTCAGCTGGTATGGCCAACGCAACCCAATCGTGCAGTCGTTCTATCAAGGCAGGCGCCACCGTGACTTCAACAACTGGGCTCCGCGCGTTGGCTTCAACTTTGCGCTCAATCCCGACCTTACCATTCACGGTGGCTACGGAATCTACTACGACCGCATTACGCTCGAAATCATGTCGCTGGAAAAAGGCTTCGACGGCCGGGCGCTTGCTCTGAACGTAACGGCCGGCAATGTCATCACCGACCCGAACGGCGTGCCCGTCTATCTGAATCAGGACGGCACGTTCAAGTCGTATGCGCCCCAGGTCCTCTCCAGTCCTTTCAGCGGGTTTCTGTTCACGGGTGCGGGCGCCACCGGCATCGATATCATTAACAACCGCCTGCGCAACCCAATGGTGCAACAGTTCAATCTCGGTGTTGAGAAGCAGATTGGCCGCGGTTTTCTCGTCAAGGTTGACGGTGTTCACAATCTCGGCACGCGTTTCATCATCGGTCGTCCTGTTGGCACTGTCTACAATCCCGATACGCTAGGCCCCGACAACGTTACCGATCTCGAATCTGCCGTGAATACTAAATACGATGCACTCTGGGTTAGTGCTCGTCAGCGTTTCTCCAAGTACGGAGAGTTCGACGCCGCTTACACACTTGCCAAGGCCTTCAATTACGCTAACGACGATCAGATTCCGTTTGAATATTCACCCATCGATCCGAACAATCTGCAGCGCGAATACGGCCCTCCCCCGAATGATCAGCGCCACCGCCTCGTAATTTCAGGCATGGCTAACCTGCCACTCAAACTGCAGTTCGCACCCATCTGGACCATCGCTTCCGGTGTTCCCATGGATATCCTTCTCCCCGATGGCAGCGAGCGCGTACCTACGCTACAGCGGAATGCCGGCGGACGCGCATTCCATAATGCGCAGCAACTTAACGCGTTTATCGCGGCTACGAATGCTGCCGGCGGCGTATTCGAAGCCAGTGCCAATAGCAGCGTGACACTTCCCTCCGTCAGTCCTCACGCACGGTTCAACGACAGCTTCAATTCTCTCGACTTTCGTCTGGACCGATCCTTCCATCTCGGCGATCGCTACACCATCGCCGTTCTCGGTGAAGCTTTCAACATCTTCAACGTGACTAACATCCTCGGTGTCAGCAATCTGAACTATTCCGGTTTCGCCAACACGCTCTCGCCGGACCCCAACAACCCAAACTTCTCATCGAGTTTTGGCATGCCCGTCTCCACTGCCGGCGGCGTCTTCGGCTCGGGTGGTCCTCGCGCATTTCAACTCGCCGCAAAGCTCAATTTTTAG
- a CDS encoding HNH endonuclease: MTSAMTMPVLVLNASYEPVNITRARRALVLLIKGVAVIEEAHDRYVHVGLQLPCVIRLRQYRRLPLRIQTLSRKNILIRDGHICQYCGEKFLSSDLELEHVIPRARGGQSTWENLVAACRDCNARKADRTPTEAGMKLLRQPRRVTIHTSRAFMRQTGIGEEKWRKYLYY; this comes from the coding sequence ATGACGAGTGCGATGACAATGCCAGTACTAGTGCTCAATGCGAGCTATGAGCCCGTGAACATTACACGTGCTCGCCGTGCCCTCGTGTTGCTCATCAAGGGTGTTGCCGTGATCGAAGAGGCACACGATCGGTATGTGCATGTCGGCCTGCAATTGCCTTGTGTCATTCGCCTTCGCCAGTATCGGCGTTTGCCGCTGCGGATCCAGACGCTATCGAGGAAGAACATCCTCATTCGCGACGGACACATTTGCCAGTATTGCGGCGAGAAGTTCTTGAGCAGCGACTTGGAACTGGAGCATGTAATTCCTCGCGCTCGAGGCGGACAGAGCACGTGGGAAAACCTGGTTGCCGCGTGTCGCGACTGCAACGCGCGCAAGGCAGATCGGACTCCGACGGAAGCAGGCATGAAGTTGCTCCGTCAGCCGCGCCGCGTGACGATTCACACCTCTCGTGCTTTCATGCGCCAGACAGGAATCGGCGAGGAGAAGTGGAGGAAGTATCTGTACTACTGA
- a CDS encoding RtcB family protein, whose protein sequence is MEIFDNQIPVFGHADDRTLNQIRVCARTADKVALMPDNHVGYGVPIGGVVAYKNAISPTGVGYDIGCGNKAVRLDMPGVELRGRIAKIMDDVWSIISFGVGRKNNERVDHALFDDVAWKLKSISSLKEMARNQLGTVGSGNHYVDLFTDEEDRVWIGVHFGSRGLGHKTATHFLKAAGASDGMDVEPCVLSTDSDLGSEYLEAMRLAGDYAYAGRDWVCGRVAQILGAPIVEEVHNHHNYAWREEHEGEQLWVVRKGATPAFPGQRGFVGGTMGEQSVILEGVENEHARYSLYSTVHGAGRAMGRREAAGVVDRKTGEVKRAGKVTPEMMRTWVDRAGIELRGAGLDESPDCYKRLDEVLEAVGDTVRVLHRLTPVGVAMAGANEFDPYKD, encoded by the coding sequence ATGGAGATTTTCGATAACCAGATTCCTGTGTTCGGTCACGCCGATGATCGTACGCTGAACCAGATTCGCGTCTGCGCACGCACAGCCGACAAGGTCGCACTGATGCCCGACAACCATGTCGGCTACGGTGTGCCCATCGGCGGAGTAGTGGCGTACAAGAATGCGATCAGCCCTACCGGTGTTGGCTATGACATCGGCTGCGGCAACAAGGCCGTGCGTCTTGATATGCCCGGCGTGGAGCTACGTGGGCGCATTGCCAAGATCATGGACGACGTGTGGTCGATCATCAGCTTTGGCGTTGGCCGCAAGAACAACGAAAGGGTAGACCACGCACTCTTCGATGATGTGGCTTGGAAACTGAAGTCGATTTCCTCTCTCAAGGAGATGGCGCGTAACCAGCTTGGCACCGTGGGCAGCGGCAATCACTATGTTGACCTGTTCACAGACGAAGAGGATCGCGTGTGGATTGGTGTGCACTTCGGATCGCGCGGACTTGGTCACAAGACGGCTACGCACTTCTTGAAGGCCGCTGGCGCTTCGGACGGAATGGATGTTGAGCCTTGCGTTCTTTCAACCGATAGCGATCTTGGATCTGAATACCTCGAGGCTATGCGTTTGGCTGGTGATTACGCCTATGCAGGTCGCGACTGGGTCTGCGGCCGCGTTGCCCAGATCCTGGGAGCGCCGATTGTCGAAGAGGTGCACAACCATCACAACTACGCCTGGCGCGAAGAGCACGAAGGCGAGCAATTGTGGGTGGTACGCAAGGGTGCGACGCCGGCCTTTCCGGGCCAGCGTGGATTTGTCGGCGGGACGATGGGTGAGCAGTCGGTCATTCTCGAAGGAGTTGAAAACGAGCATGCCCGTTATTCGCTCTATTCCACCGTGCACGGCGCGGGTCGCGCAATGGGCCGTCGCGAGGCAGCCGGCGTTGTCGACCGCAAGACCGGAGAGGTCAAGCGTGCCGGCAAGGTCACTCCCGAGATGATGCGCACATGGGTGGATCGCGCCGGGATTGAACTGCGCGGTGCTGGGCTCGACGAGTCTCCGGACTGCTACAAGCGTCTCGATGAGGTGCTCGAGGCTGTTGGCGACACGGTGAGAGTCTTGCACCGTCTCACCCCGGTTGGAGTCGCAATGGCAGGAGCAAACGAGTTCGATCCCTATAAGGACTGA